Proteins from a single region of Thermotoga maritima MSB8:
- a CDS encoding AEC family transporter, which yields MEFSVIILIGYLTKKFFERDTGKILSKLVVNFTLPAAIFYSFSTSRFHFSKFAFTATGILSNLLLIFLAFLFFSRIKDPRVRIPIILSFVGFNTGLFMYPLAESLWGEASVVNFALFDLGNSFFIFGVGKAVAEQNKKGILKVFTFPPFLFLLVGITMNSLKVVPPGIVLDVARTIKNANAFLVFFLVGYYLSFRSVYEKFRLILMAGLVKYAAGLLVALIAVKIFSLSSFEEMNLFLSPLLPSAIMTLVYSVEKGYDAELASGLITFFTIVSTSIIMAVNYTWG from the coding sequence ATGGAATTTTCGGTCATCATACTGATCGGTTATCTGACGAAGAAATTTTTCGAAAGAGATACTGGTAAGATCCTTTCAAAACTCGTGGTGAATTTCACACTGCCTGCGGCGATCTTCTACAGTTTTTCCACCTCACGTTTTCACTTTTCGAAGTTCGCCTTCACCGCAACGGGTATTTTGAGTAACCTTCTTCTCATCTTTCTTGCCTTTCTGTTTTTCTCGAGAATAAAGGATCCAAGAGTGAGAATCCCGATCATTCTCTCTTTCGTTGGTTTCAACACAGGTTTGTTCATGTATCCTCTGGCGGAAAGCCTCTGGGGAGAAGCATCGGTTGTTAACTTTGCCCTGTTCGACCTGGGGAATTCTTTCTTCATATTTGGTGTGGGGAAAGCAGTGGCTGAGCAGAACAAAAAAGGAATACTGAAGGTTTTCACCTTCCCACCGTTTCTGTTTCTTCTCGTCGGAATAACAATGAACAGCCTCAAAGTGGTTCCACCTGGTATTGTTCTCGATGTGGCACGAACGATAAAGAACGCTAATGCCTTCCTCGTGTTTTTTCTTGTGGGATACTATCTCAGCTTCAGATCGGTTTACGAAAAATTCCGTCTGATTTTAATGGCGGGACTCGTAAAGTATGCTGCCGGGTTGCTTGTTGCTCTGATCGCAGTGAAGATCTTCTCTCTTTCTTCTTTCGAAGAGATGAACCTGTTTCTTTCACCGCTTCTTCCTTCTGCCATCATGACACTCGTGTACTCGGTTGAAAAGGGTTACGATGCGGAACTCGCGAGCGGGCTCATTACTTTCTTCACGATCGTTTCAACGTCCATAATCATGGCGGTAAACTATACATGGGGGTGA
- a CDS encoding metallophosphoesterase — protein sequence MWLILSDTHDNMEVLKKVEELVSEKNIEKIFHCGDFVAPFTLGRLIKEGVDFYGVFGNNDGEVLLLDKRSGGRIKKPPISLEVDGLRIAMMHEPVLLDAIVRSQEFDLVLYGHTHKVDVRKEGKTLVVNPGEACGYLSGRSTVYLFDPRTREGELLEL from the coding sequence ATGTGGCTGATACTCAGTGACACTCACGATAACATGGAGGTTCTGAAAAAGGTGGAAGAACTCGTATCTGAGAAGAACATCGAAAAAATTTTCCACTGTGGTGACTTTGTTGCGCCGTTCACACTTGGAAGATTGATCAAAGAAGGGGTGGATTTCTACGGTGTTTTTGGAAACAACGACGGAGAAGTACTGCTGCTGGACAAAAGATCCGGCGGAAGAATCAAAAAACCACCCATTTCCTTGGAGGTCGATGGTTTAAGAATAGCGATGATGCACGAACCCGTTCTTCTGGATGCGATCGTTCGTTCTCAGGAGTTCGATCTGGTTCTCTACGGGCACACTCATAAAGTGGATGTGAGAAAAGAAGGAAAAACTCTCGTGGTGAATCCCGGAGAAGCGTGCGGTTATCTTTCCGGTAGGAGCACCGTCTATTTGTTCGATCCTAGGACGCGCGAAGGAGAACTTTTGGAGCTCTGA
- the murC gene encoding UDP-N-acetylmuramate--L-alanine ligase, producing the protein MKIHFVGIGGIGMSAVALHEFSNGNDVYGSNIEETERTAYLRKLGIPIFVPHSADNWYDPDLVIKTPAVRDDNPEIVRARMERVPIENRLHYFRDTLKREKKEEFAVTGTDGKTTTTAMVAHVLKHLRKSPTVFLGGIMDSLEHGNYEKGNGPVVYELDESEEFFSEFSPNYLIITNARGDHLENYGNSLTRYRSAFEKISRNTDLVVTFAEDELTSHLGDVTFGVKKGTYTLEMRSASRAEQKAMVEKNGKRYLELKLKVPGFHNVLNALAVIALFDSLGYDLAPVLEALEEFRGVHRRFSIAFHDPETNIYVIDDYAHTPDEIRNLLQTAKEVFENEKIVVIFQPHRYSRLEREDGNFAKALQLADEVVVTEVYDAFEEKKNGISGKMIWDSLKSLGKEAYFVEKLPELEKVISVSENTVFLFVGAGDIIYSSRRFVERYQSSKSSPSRVLGSNK; encoded by the coding sequence GTGAAAATTCATTTCGTAGGAATTGGTGGAATTGGAATGAGTGCCGTGGCTTTACACGAATTCTCGAATGGAAACGATGTTTACGGTTCAAATATAGAGGAAACAGAAAGAACCGCTTATCTAAGAAAATTAGGAATTCCGATTTTTGTGCCACACTCCGCAGACAACTGGTACGATCCCGATCTGGTTATAAAAACCCCCGCTGTTCGTGACGACAACCCGGAGATAGTACGCGCCAGGATGGAAAGGGTCCCGATCGAAAACAGACTGCATTATTTCCGAGACACTCTGAAACGGGAGAAAAAGGAAGAGTTCGCTGTAACCGGAACCGATGGCAAAACCACGACAACCGCTATGGTTGCACACGTTTTGAAACATTTGAGAAAGTCTCCAACGGTGTTCCTTGGAGGTATAATGGATTCTCTCGAACACGGAAACTACGAGAAAGGAAACGGACCTGTAGTTTACGAACTCGACGAGAGCGAAGAGTTTTTCTCAGAGTTCTCTCCAAACTATCTCATAATCACAAACGCCAGAGGAGATCATCTGGAAAACTACGGCAACTCCCTGACCAGATACAGATCGGCCTTCGAAAAGATCAGCAGGAACACCGATCTGGTAGTCACCTTCGCAGAGGACGAACTCACATCTCATCTCGGTGATGTAACTTTTGGCGTGAAGAAAGGCACATACACCCTCGAGATGAGAAGTGCCTCTCGCGCCGAGCAAAAAGCAATGGTGGAGAAAAATGGAAAGAGATATCTCGAACTCAAACTCAAGGTTCCCGGTTTTCACAACGTTTTGAACGCACTGGCAGTGATAGCGCTTTTCGACTCGCTCGGGTACGATCTGGCACCAGTGCTCGAAGCGCTGGAAGAATTCCGGGGAGTTCACAGGCGTTTTTCCATCGCGTTTCACGATCCGGAAACGAACATCTATGTGATAGACGACTACGCCCACACACCAGATGAGATAAGAAACCTTCTTCAGACAGCAAAAGAAGTCTTCGAAAACGAAAAAATCGTGGTGATATTCCAGCCGCACCGATATTCCAGACTGGAAAGAGAAGACGGAAACTTCGCAAAGGCGCTTCAGCTGGCGGATGAAGTTGTGGTCACGGAAGTCTACGATGCGTTCGAAGAGAAGAAAAACGGCATCTCAGGGAAGATGATCTGGGACTCTCTCAAGTCGCTCGGTAAAGAGGCATATTTCGTTGAGAAGCTTCCAGAACTGGAAAAGGTAATCTCCGTGAGTGAGAACACCGTCTTCCTTTTCGTTGGTGCCGGAGATATCATCTACTCTTCCAGAAGGTTCGTGGAACGTTATCAGAGCTCCAAAAGTTCTCCTTCGCGCGTCCTAGGATCGAACAAATAG
- the murG gene encoding undecaprenyldiphospho-muramoylpentapeptide beta-N-acetylglucosaminyltransferase: MIKVAAAGGGTGGHLYPLLAILETLAKRVDVKVLFFAVKGKIDERVVRKDHPEFETVSIDVRGLLRPLHHPKNLWRTLKIGIATIEVKKHLKRFKPDLVVLTGGYISGVVGLAAKDLGIPIFVHEQNVVPGLAVKVLSQYAKKVFVSFERTRDYLREWQDKIVVTGCPVRETEKEAPLKDFVLVLGGSLGSEAINELMEKVYPELQETQFVHSTGSDDWTERLSVFPNVTALTYIDPMGAYWKKAIASISRAGASTIAEMMYYGVPGILIPWESSAESHQLENALEAERLGYAIVIRENEASPRKIIESIDKVVKKGKIEKMKENPASKISKEILGEIM; encoded by the coding sequence GTGATAAAGGTCGCTGCAGCTGGCGGTGGAACTGGTGGACATCTCTATCCACTTCTGGCCATCCTCGAGACGCTCGCGAAAAGAGTTGACGTGAAGGTCCTGTTCTTCGCTGTAAAAGGCAAAATCGATGAGAGAGTTGTGAGAAAAGATCATCCAGAGTTCGAAACAGTTTCAATCGATGTCAGAGGTTTGCTCAGGCCACTCCATCATCCAAAAAACCTGTGGAGAACCTTGAAGATAGGAATTGCTACGATCGAAGTAAAGAAACATTTGAAGCGCTTCAAACCGGATTTAGTGGTTCTCACGGGTGGATACATATCTGGAGTTGTGGGGCTAGCCGCTAAGGATCTTGGGATACCCATCTTTGTTCACGAACAAAACGTCGTTCCAGGACTCGCAGTGAAAGTTCTCTCACAGTACGCGAAGAAAGTTTTCGTCTCTTTCGAAAGAACCCGAGATTATCTGAGAGAATGGCAGGATAAAATCGTCGTCACTGGATGTCCGGTGAGAGAAACGGAAAAAGAAGCACCTCTGAAGGATTTCGTGCTCGTTCTCGGTGGAAGTTTGGGAAGCGAAGCGATAAACGAGTTGATGGAAAAGGTGTATCCAGAACTTCAGGAAACTCAATTCGTACATTCCACAGGGTCAGACGATTGGACAGAAAGGCTTTCCGTTTTTCCAAATGTAACAGCACTCACTTACATAGACCCCATGGGAGCCTACTGGAAGAAAGCGATCGCGTCCATTTCAAGGGCAGGGGCGAGTACAATCGCAGAGATGATGTACTACGGTGTTCCCGGAATACTGATACCGTGGGAAAGTTCCGCCGAATCACACCAGCTTGAAAACGCTCTGGAAGCGGAAAGACTGGGGTATGCTATCGTTATCAGAGAAAACGAAGCGTCTCCTCGGAAAATAATCGAGTCTATTGATAAAGTAGTGAAAAAAGGTAAAATAGAGAAGATGAAAGAAAACCCTGCTTCCAAAATATCTAAGGAAATACTGGGGGAGATAATGTGA
- a CDS encoding FtsW/RodA/SpoVE family cell cycle protein, with the protein MNEKSLVFFVIVLLCVGFISLSSFEIVRDYVKPVRDTAHVVLNHLMKLAVAIAFFVVFLYTDHRLLFSKQIIIGGYVLSLVLLTVVLFLPSSERGAHRWIDLGSFSFQPSELVKIYILLFLAWYVEKNSLFMKKFFRGFLKPILLVSPLLFLVLIEPDFSTFVLLVFMVILTLYAAETRGIYVLSFFLVIISLFISMYKTGVLEHFMKNYQMERLISYLRGNVSEQVVEAVNAIRNGGTLGKGLVLGEEKLFVPVVTSDFVLAIVGEELGFIGLGVVLFSFYGLVHSLVKVATKMHTVPSVRTFISGFAILIMLQVMTNVGVISGILPVTGVTLPLVSYGGSSLLSIMIGFGIVGNMILESERE; encoded by the coding sequence TTGAACGAAAAATCTCTCGTGTTCTTTGTCATCGTACTTCTGTGCGTGGGGTTCATATCTCTCAGCAGTTTTGAAATAGTTCGGGATTATGTGAAACCGGTCAGAGACACCGCACACGTGGTGCTGAACCATTTGATGAAGCTCGCGGTGGCCATCGCTTTTTTCGTTGTCTTCCTCTACACGGACCACAGATTGCTCTTCTCAAAGCAAATCATCATAGGGGGATACGTCCTCTCCCTTGTCCTTCTGACGGTCGTGCTGTTCCTCCCCTCGAGTGAGAGAGGTGCACACAGGTGGATAGATCTTGGTAGCTTTTCATTCCAGCCATCCGAACTGGTCAAAATCTACATTCTTCTGTTTCTCGCGTGGTACGTCGAAAAAAACTCCCTGTTCATGAAAAAATTCTTCAGGGGATTTTTGAAGCCGATTCTTCTTGTTTCTCCTCTACTCTTCCTTGTTCTGATAGAACCCGATTTCAGTACTTTTGTGCTTCTTGTTTTCATGGTTATCCTCACACTCTACGCTGCTGAAACTCGCGGGATTTACGTGCTGAGTTTCTTTCTGGTGATAATTTCTCTTTTTATTTCCATGTATAAAACCGGTGTTCTGGAACATTTCATGAAAAATTACCAGATGGAAAGACTCATATCGTATCTGAGAGGGAACGTTTCAGAACAGGTTGTTGAAGCAGTGAACGCTATAAGAAACGGTGGTACGCTTGGCAAAGGATTAGTTCTCGGTGAAGAAAAGCTCTTCGTGCCTGTGGTGACAAGCGACTTCGTGTTAGCTATAGTGGGAGAAGAGCTTGGCTTCATAGGACTGGGAGTTGTCCTGTTCTCATTTTACGGATTGGTTCACAGCCTTGTGAAGGTCGCTACGAAAATGCATACGGTTCCATCAGTCAGAACGTTCATCTCCGGTTTCGCTATTTTGATAATGCTTCAGGTGATGACGAACGTTGGTGTCATATCCGGAATTCTTCCAGTCACGGGAGTAACTCTTCCTCTGGTAAGCTATGGAGGGAGTTCACTTCTTTCTATCATGATAGGCTTTGGAATAGTCGGAAATATGATTCTGGAGAGTGAAAGAGAGTGA